One region of Streptomyces sp. CG4 genomic DNA includes:
- a CDS encoding cation-translocating P-type ATPase, with translation MLLRSLSRLPGAGLGLVLGTSVQMALRGIPAADAVVRLAAGAADASVRATARGAVAVSESAVRVGRVGLNAMAPGQGYWRAGSRVQLPLRPRPGATVRSVEAAARRVASGLAKRPDVLAAYWDGGLARLVVQMSEDAVADRVVDRATELAGQQRLERPEEEVLEPAHPGHTGGIRSGALALACDAVGISTAVAARTVRLKHAPHLVTAGVTLLREDPRVRAVLRRRLGRSATDLVLAAANAAAHAIGQSPTALVLDAALRAGQLAEAVARAAAFDAAHDSVCAPERLSLAGREVARPALHRYPGEAYRDQAVTGALLGAAGALLFTRDAHEAAEALLAGNPRAVRYGPAAFAATLCTELACEGVLVRKPDRLRQLELVDTVVLHPEALRSTRRTVLDAHSNVPEWDHDRLWQAAAAALRPDEEPALELRPVPDEGESETGLLIASEQGRDIGTVLVGWEIDPLAEAALDAARRAGLHVVVRDDGSLGDFGALADQLVGVDVPLADVVTELQRDGRVVLTVAHVPCAQAATEQQLNPESRDVLAGLLRSDVAVSLTDDRSAVVWGADVLLLHGLEGAWRLLGAIPAARTVGEHSKLFAEAGAALAGLLVVTRGARSKRITLPLGFRLSPVNAAAAASLVSGWRAALQVSAGRAPHPAPRVPWHALQPQEALARLRAGARVAEPSALVNLRESVDKVARLPVLAPARLTVRLIGAVRAELHDPLTPLLLVGATASALLGAMVDGLLVVGAMSVNALVGGVQRLRAEHALAGLKVGQRQKARQVVDTDTGKTRFMEARRLTPGEMIEIYTGDVVPADGRLVEAEDLEVDESSLTGESLPTGKQVDATPQAPVADRHCMVFEGTTVVAGHGRAVVVGTGDQTEAGRAAHLASHAQPAPGVQARLQQLTGKMLPFTLVGGATVTGLSLLRGRPVREAVRGGLAVAVAAVPEGLPLVATVAQLAATRRLGRIGILVRTPRALEALGRMDTICFDKTGTLTENRLHVVRVATADGTEHPADATEAAPLLQAAGLTCRTPDHEAGIHAHSTDEAILAAAPTGSPWAPVEVQPFEASRGYAAAVGADADDVRSLLVKGAPEIVLPGCEGATDELAQSLAADGLRVLAVAGRPLGDTEEPAEALGRSLGDLDLLGYVALADAPRPTSAPLVCDLRRAGVRPVMLTGDHPQTARAVAVQLGWPEDVSVVTGDELAAQDRAGRAHLLGDCDVVARVAPEQKLHVIEALQAAGRVVAMVGDGANDAAAIRASDIGIGIAVHGSTAARNAADLVITSDDLSVLAAAVAEGRALWRSVADAISVLIGGNAGEIGFSVLGTLLSGASPLSTRQILLVNLLTDMFPAMAVSVTPRDETTEDNPDDESALADSIPVGVAALGDPLTRQIRERGIVTTLGASTAWLIGTITPGSARRTSTMALCGVVGAQLTQTMIGRRHSPLVLATVLGSAAVLVGLIETPLVSQFFGCTPLGPVAWAGVAAAMGVAVLGPRLVPGIEELVQRL, from the coding sequence ATGCTCCTGCGCTCTTTGAGTCGGCTTCCCGGCGCGGGGTTGGGCCTTGTGCTGGGTACTTCCGTGCAGATGGCTCTCAGGGGAATTCCGGCCGCTGATGCCGTTGTCCGGCTGGCGGCCGGGGCGGCAGACGCGAGCGTGCGTGCCACTGCTCGTGGCGCGGTGGCGGTGTCGGAGAGCGCGGTGCGGGTGGGGCGGGTCGGTCTGAATGCGATGGCTCCTGGCCAGGGGTACTGGCGTGCCGGATCCCGGGTGCAGCTCCCGTTGCGTCCGAGACCGGGTGCCACCGTGCGCAGTGTGGAGGCGGCCGCCAGACGGGTGGCTTCCGGCTTGGCCAAGCGTCCGGATGTGCTGGCCGCCTACTGGGACGGCGGGCTGGCCCGGCTGGTGGTGCAGATGAGTGAGGACGCCGTCGCCGACCGGGTGGTGGACCGGGCGACGGAGCTGGCCGGTCAACAGAGGCTGGAGCGGCCGGAGGAGGAGGTGCTGGAGCCCGCGCACCCCGGGCACACCGGGGGTATACGGTCCGGTGCGCTCGCTTTGGCGTGCGACGCGGTCGGGATCAGCACCGCGGTCGCCGCGCGGACCGTGCGCCTGAAGCACGCACCGCATCTGGTGACCGCCGGGGTCACGCTGTTGCGTGAGGACCCGCGGGTACGGGCGGTGCTGCGGCGCCGTCTGGGCCGCTCGGCCACCGATCTGGTACTGGCCGCCGCCAACGCGGCCGCCCATGCGATCGGGCAGTCGCCGACCGCCCTGGTGCTGGACGCCGCGCTGCGGGCCGGCCAGCTGGCGGAGGCGGTGGCCCGGGCCGCCGCGTTCGACGCCGCGCATGACAGTGTCTGCGCGCCGGAGCGGCTGAGCCTGGCCGGCCGCGAGGTCGCCCGCCCTGCGCTCCACCGCTACCCGGGCGAGGCGTACCGGGACCAGGCGGTCACCGGGGCCCTGCTCGGCGCGGCCGGAGCCCTCCTGTTCACTCGTGATGCCCACGAGGCCGCCGAGGCCCTGCTGGCCGGGAATCCGAGAGCCGTCCGCTACGGCCCGGCGGCTTTCGCCGCGACCTTGTGCACCGAGCTGGCCTGCGAGGGCGTACTCGTCCGCAAGCCGGACCGGCTCAGGCAGCTGGAGCTCGTCGACACGGTGGTCCTCCATCCCGAAGCGCTCCGGAGCACCCGGCGCACGGTCCTGGACGCCCACTCGAACGTGCCCGAATGGGACCACGACCGCCTGTGGCAGGCTGCGGCGGCCGCCTTGCGGCCCGACGAGGAGCCTGCGCTCGAACTGCGCCCGGTACCCGACGAGGGCGAGTCGGAGACGGGGTTGCTGATCGCCTCGGAGCAGGGCCGGGACATCGGTACCGTCCTGGTCGGCTGGGAGATCGACCCGCTGGCCGAGGCCGCGTTGGACGCGGCTCGCCGGGCCGGTCTGCACGTGGTGGTGCGGGACGACGGGTCGCTCGGCGACTTCGGGGCGCTCGCGGACCAACTCGTCGGCGTGGATGTTCCGTTGGCCGATGTGGTCACAGAGCTTCAGCGCGACGGCCGGGTGGTACTGACGGTGGCCCATGTGCCGTGCGCTCAGGCCGCGACGGAGCAGCAGCTGAATCCGGAGAGCCGGGACGTGCTGGCGGGCCTGCTGCGCAGCGATGTCGCCGTCTCGCTCACCGATGACCGCAGTGCGGTGGTGTGGGGGGCCGATGTGTTGCTGCTGCACGGGCTGGAGGGAGCATGGCGGCTGCTCGGGGCCATCCCCGCCGCGCGGACCGTCGGCGAGCACTCCAAGCTCTTCGCCGAGGCGGGCGCCGCGCTCGCCGGTCTGCTGGTGGTGACCCGGGGCGCTCGCTCGAAACGCATCACTCTCCCGTTGGGCTTCCGGCTCAGTCCGGTGAACGCCGCCGCTGCCGCCTCTCTGGTATCGGGCTGGCGCGCCGCGCTACAGGTGAGCGCCGGCCGTGCGCCGCACCCGGCGCCCCGGGTGCCGTGGCACGCACTCCAGCCGCAAGAGGCGCTGGCGCGACTGCGGGCCGGCGCCCGGGTCGCGGAGCCGAGCGCTCTTGTGAACCTCCGGGAGTCCGTGGACAAGGTCGCTCGGCTCCCGGTTCTCGCCCCAGCCCGCCTGACGGTCCGTCTGATCGGCGCTGTACGCGCCGAGTTGCACGACCCGCTCACGCCCCTGCTGCTCGTCGGCGCGACCGCGTCCGCCCTCCTGGGGGCGATGGTCGACGGGCTGCTGGTGGTCGGCGCGATGAGCGTGAACGCCTTGGTGGGAGGGGTCCAAAGGCTACGCGCGGAGCATGCGCTTGCCGGCCTCAAGGTGGGCCAGCGGCAGAAGGCCCGTCAAGTCGTCGACACAGACACGGGAAAGACCCGGTTCATGGAGGCGCGGCGGCTGACACCGGGCGAGATGATCGAGATCTACACCGGCGACGTCGTACCGGCCGACGGCCGGCTCGTCGAGGCCGAGGACCTGGAGGTGGACGAGTCCTCGCTCACCGGCGAATCCTTGCCGACCGGCAAGCAGGTGGACGCCACACCGCAGGCGCCGGTGGCGGACCGCCATTGCATGGTCTTCGAAGGCACCACCGTGGTCGCCGGGCATGGCCGGGCCGTCGTGGTGGGCACCGGAGACCAGACCGAGGCCGGCCGAGCGGCGCACCTTGCCTCACATGCTCAGCCGGCGCCCGGTGTCCAGGCCCGGCTGCAACAACTGACAGGCAAGATGCTTCCGTTCACGCTGGTGGGTGGCGCCACCGTGACCGGTCTGTCGCTGCTGCGCGGCCGGCCGGTACGTGAGGCGGTCCGGGGCGGGCTGGCCGTCGCGGTGGCCGCCGTTCCAGAGGGCCTGCCGCTCGTGGCGACCGTCGCGCAGCTGGCGGCGACCCGTCGGCTCGGCCGGATCGGGATCCTGGTCCGTACCCCGCGCGCCCTTGAAGCGCTCGGCCGCATGGACACCATCTGCTTCGACAAGACCGGCACCCTGACCGAGAACCGCCTGCACGTGGTCCGCGTCGCCACCGCGGACGGCACCGAACACCCGGCTGACGCCACCGAGGCGGCACCCCTGTTGCAAGCCGCCGGACTGACCTGCCGCACTCCCGACCACGAGGCGGGAATCCACGCCCACTCCACCGATGAGGCCATCCTCGCCGCGGCGCCGACCGGGTCGCCGTGGGCGCCCGTCGAGGTCCAGCCGTTCGAGGCCAGCCGAGGGTATGCCGCAGCCGTCGGAGCCGACGCGGACGACGTTCGCTCGCTGCTGGTGAAGGGTGCACCCGAGATCGTGCTGCCCGGTTGCGAGGGAGCCACCGACGAGCTTGCGCAGTCGCTGGCCGCCGACGGCCTGCGGGTGCTCGCGGTCGCCGGGCGCCCGCTGGGGGACACCGAAGAGCCCGCCGAGGCACTCGGCCGTTCTCTCGGAGACCTGGACCTCCTCGGCTACGTCGCCCTGGCCGACGCTCCTCGCCCCACCTCCGCGCCGCTGGTCTGCGATCTCCGCCGGGCCGGCGTACGACCTGTCATGCTCACCGGCGATCACCCGCAGACGGCTCGCGCGGTCGCCGTCCAGCTCGGCTGGCCCGAGGACGTGTCCGTGGTCACGGGCGACGAGCTCGCCGCCCAGGACCGCGCCGGCCGGGCCCACCTGCTGGGCGACTGCGACGTGGTGGCTCGCGTCGCGCCGGAGCAGAAGCTGCATGTGATCGAGGCGTTGCAGGCGGCCGGGCGAGTGGTCGCCATGGTCGGCGATGGAGCCAACGACGCCGCCGCCATTCGCGCCTCCGACATCGGAATCGGCATCGCGGTCCACGGCTCGACAGCTGCCCGCAACGCGGCGGACCTGGTGATCACCAGCGACGACCTGTCGGTGCTCGCAGCCGCCGTCGCCGAAGGCCGAGCGCTGTGGCGCAGCGTGGCGGATGCGATCAGCGTGCTGATCGGCGGCAACGCCGGTGAGATCGGCTTCTCGGTGCTCGGGACCCTGCTGTCCGGTGCCTCGCCGTTGTCCACCCGGCAGATCCTGCTGGTCAATCTGCTCACCGACATGTTCCCGGCGATGGCGGTCTCGGTCACCCCACGGGACGAGACCACCGAGGACAACCCGGATGACGAATCGGCGCTGGCGGACAGCATCCCCGTCGGCGTCGCGGCGCTCGGCGATCCGCTGACCCGCCAGATCCGTGAACGTGGCATCGTCACCACGCTCGGAGCGAGCACCGCCTGGCTGATCGGCACCATCACGCCCGGCTCCGCGCGGCGGACCAGCACGATGGCACTGTGCGGGGTGGTCGGAGCCCAGCTCACCCAGACCATGATCGGACGGCGGCACAGCCCGCTCGTCCTGGCGACAGTTCTCGGCTCGGCAGCGGTACTGGTCGGCCTGATCGAGACGCCGCTGGTCAGCCAGTTCTTCGGGTGCACGCCGCTCGGTCCGGTGGCCTGGGCCGGAGTGGCCGCCGCGATGGGCGTCGCCGTTCTGGGCCCGCGGCTGGTGCCGGGGATCGAGGAACTCGTCCAGCGCCTCTAG
- a CDS encoding CBS domain-containing protein, which produces MTQQVREIMTTDLVTVAPLTSVIDVAQLMRREDVGDVLVVNDGRLRGVVTDRDLVIRVMAEGGNVGDHTAVSACSEDLVTVAPDDDVDEVIGLMRERAVCRVR; this is translated from the coding sequence ATGACCCAGCAGGTTCGCGAGATCATGACGACGGACCTTGTCACGGTGGCCCCGCTGACCTCGGTGATCGACGTCGCCCAGCTCATGCGTCGTGAGGACGTCGGCGATGTGCTGGTGGTCAACGACGGACGGCTGCGTGGCGTGGTGACCGACCGGGATCTGGTCATCCGCGTCATGGCGGAAGGCGGCAACGTCGGCGACCACACGGCTGTGAGCGCGTGCAGTGAAGACCTGGTCACCGTCGCTCCCGACGACGACGTCGACGAGGTCATCGGGCTGATGCGGGAGCGGGCGGTGTGCCGGGTGCGGTGA
- a CDS encoding Fpg/Nei family DNA glycosylase, with amino-acid sequence MPELPDVEGFRRVLDGCGPGRCVRRVDVRDTGVLRGVGVRRLRREVEGRRLGRPWRHGKLLIVPVGDGPALVWHFGMTGELVCARADDPPAAHDRVVLTLDDDRQVRYRDQRKLQGIRLAPNQRALQRMLERLGPDALDMTRADFLNLLAARRGAVKAVLMDQSLVAGLGNLLSDEILWRARVAPRRPARALDSAEARHVFTAMRGVLATATRAGRVPPRRTWLTGHRDDGEPVCPRCGERLRSHRVAGRRSVWCAHCQH; translated from the coding sequence ATGCCGGAGTTGCCCGACGTCGAGGGTTTCCGTCGCGTGCTGGACGGCTGTGGCCCCGGCCGGTGCGTCCGGCGCGTCGACGTGCGCGACACGGGTGTACTGCGCGGGGTCGGCGTGCGACGCCTGCGACGGGAAGTGGAAGGGCGGCGGCTCGGCCGGCCCTGGCGGCACGGGAAGCTGCTGATCGTCCCGGTCGGTGACGGCCCGGCCCTCGTCTGGCACTTCGGTATGACCGGTGAGCTGGTGTGCGCCCGCGCCGACGATCCGCCTGCCGCCCATGACCGGGTCGTCCTGACCCTCGACGACGATCGGCAGGTCCGCTACCGCGACCAGCGCAAACTCCAGGGCATACGGCTGGCCCCGAACCAGCGGGCGCTGCAGCGGATGCTGGAACGGCTCGGCCCCGACGCCCTCGACATGACCCGCGCCGACTTCCTGAATCTGCTCGCCGCGCGACGGGGCGCCGTCAAAGCCGTACTCATGGACCAGTCCCTCGTCGCCGGCCTCGGCAACCTGCTCAGCGACGAGATCCTGTGGCGCGCCCGCGTGGCCCCTCGGCGCCCGGCGCGGGCACTCGACTCCGCCGAGGCGCGCCATGTGTTCACGGCGATGCGCGGCGTACTCGCCACCGCCACCCGTGCCGGTCGCGTACCACCGCGCCGAACCTGGCTCACCGGCCATCGCGACGACGGTGAACCGGTGTGCCCCCGCTGCGGAGAACGGCTGCGCTCACACCGTGTCGCCGGCCGGCGCAGCGTCTGGTGCGCGCACTGCCAGCACTGA
- a CDS encoding copper resistance D family protein — translation MSSLLLAADTAGYTLPTTWRALTKTGYFIGLTGSIGGLVTHAATVRPALRGSTGAADDIAVLRHRSAICLAWSGVVLLVTGYFQLAARVARAGTGMPFSDALAPGHIWHFLRAPAAKGAWIAQSTVFLVQNLVLLVTAATLIGLFTRGARRRLEPIALAALPLALAVTLITAVPATVPQATDDLLDLVFTQIHIVSGTVWLGGLVLLSVLTGARRHLSPNAGLLWADMWRRFSLVAMICVAAVVLSGLWMSWEHVGGISQLWTTGYGLALLIKIVLVLGLVTAGAFNQLWLMPRMTQARRAGETASLFHLTLRHFPKVVWGEVALGLAVLVVVPFLTGSARTEAGSPQAESSTGIFAAGAALALALAASLYATAKASDALSRRPAAATDPA, via the coding sequence ATGAGCTCACTGCTACTGGCCGCGGACACGGCCGGATACACCCTGCCCACAACCTGGCGGGCCCTGACCAAGACGGGCTACTTCATCGGCCTGACCGGCTCCATCGGCGGTCTCGTCACACACGCCGCCACCGTCCGCCCCGCCCTCAGGGGGTCAACGGGCGCAGCCGACGACATCGCCGTACTACGCCACCGCTCGGCGATCTGCCTCGCCTGGTCCGGCGTGGTGCTGCTGGTGACCGGATACTTCCAGCTCGCCGCGCGCGTGGCCCGGGCAGGCACGGGCATGCCGTTCAGCGACGCACTCGCCCCCGGACACATATGGCACTTCCTGCGGGCACCCGCCGCCAAGGGCGCCTGGATCGCGCAAAGCACCGTCTTCCTGGTGCAGAACCTCGTGCTCCTGGTGACCGCGGCCACCCTCATCGGCCTGTTCACGCGCGGCGCGCGGCGCCGGCTGGAGCCGATCGCCCTCGCCGCTCTGCCTCTCGCGCTGGCGGTGACGCTGATCACCGCCGTCCCGGCCACCGTCCCGCAGGCGACAGACGACCTCCTGGACCTGGTCTTCACCCAGATCCACATCGTCAGCGGCACGGTATGGCTCGGAGGCCTGGTCCTGCTGAGCGTCCTCACCGGAGCCCGCCGCCACCTGAGCCCGAACGCCGGTCTGCTCTGGGCCGACATGTGGCGCCGCTTCAGCCTCGTCGCGATGATCTGCGTCGCCGCCGTCGTCCTCTCGGGCCTGTGGATGAGCTGGGAACACGTCGGCGGAATCAGCCAGTTGTGGACCACCGGCTACGGCCTCGCCCTGCTGATCAAGATCGTCCTCGTCCTCGGGCTGGTCACCGCCGGCGCCTTCAACCAGCTCTGGCTGATGCCCCGCATGACCCAGGCCCGCCGCGCAGGCGAGACCGCCTCACTCTTCCACCTGACGCTCCGGCACTTCCCCAAGGTCGTCTGGGGCGAGGTCGCCCTGGGCCTGGCCGTCCTCGTGGTGGTCCCCTTCCTCACCGGCTCCGCCCGCACCGAAGCCGGCAGTCCCCAGGCAGAATCGTCAACCGGAATCTTCGCCGCAGGCGCAGCACTCGCCCTCGCCCTCGCCGCGTCCCTCTACGCCACCGCCAAGGCATCCGACGCCCTCTCCCGCCGACCCGCGGCCGCGACCGATCCCGCCTGA
- a CDS encoding PIG-L family deacetylase, protein MNDRPLTLMAVHAHPDDEATGTGGVLARYAAEGIRTVLVTCTDGRCGDGPGGVKPGDPGHDPAAVALMRRQELESSCAILKVSHLEMLDYADSGMMGWPSNDAPGSFWQTPVEEGAARLAELLRRYQPDVIVTYDENGFYGHPDHIQANRITMAALAMTVPTPKVYWTTAPRSMMQRFGETMREFGADWQEPDPAETAAMAEIGLPDEEITTWVDTTAFGGQKFDALAAHASQGENIFFLKMGQKRFTELMGVETFVRVQDTTGAAVPENDLFAGLR, encoded by the coding sequence ATGAATGACCGGCCCTTGACGCTCATGGCCGTGCACGCCCACCCCGACGATGAGGCCACCGGAACGGGAGGTGTCCTCGCGCGGTACGCGGCGGAGGGTATTCGCACGGTCCTCGTGACGTGTACCGACGGCCGTTGTGGTGATGGACCGGGGGGTGTCAAGCCGGGCGATCCCGGGCACGATCCGGCAGCCGTCGCCTTGATGCGGCGTCAAGAACTTGAGTCGAGCTGCGCCATCCTGAAGGTCAGTCATCTGGAGATGCTGGACTATGCCGACTCCGGGATGATGGGCTGGCCGAGCAACGACGCCCCCGGATCCTTCTGGCAGACACCCGTGGAGGAGGGGGCTGCCCGACTCGCGGAACTCTTGCGCCGCTACCAACCCGATGTGATCGTGACCTACGACGAGAACGGCTTCTACGGCCACCCCGACCATATCCAGGCAAACCGCATCACGATGGCGGCGCTGGCGATGACGGTGCCGACACCGAAGGTGTACTGGACGACGGCGCCCCGCTCGATGATGCAGCGGTTCGGGGAGACCATGCGCGAGTTCGGTGCGGACTGGCAGGAGCCGGATCCCGCCGAGACCGCCGCGATGGCCGAGATCGGACTCCCCGACGAGGAGATCACCACCTGGGTGGATACCACCGCGTTCGGCGGTCAGAAGTTCGATGCGCTGGCCGCGCACGCCAGCCAGGGCGAGAACATCTTCTTCCTCAAGATGGGCCAGAAAAGGTTCACCGAGTTGATGGGCGTCGAGACCTTCGTACGTGTCCAGGACACCACCGGCGCGGCCGTGCCCGAGAACGACCTCTTCGCCGGACTGCGCTGA
- a CDS encoding ricin-type beta-trefoil lectin domain protein: protein MTRSSPKPRKGAEAVAAAVAALFLLALSLAGASPASANTTLCGKTDSMKVSGGKYVVQNNEWGDSIPQCIDVSDDGFKVTTGWHDVGTSGAPAAYPSIYAGCHYGNCSSGNGLPLQVSAFGNPQSSVDFSTADGQWDASYDIWFDTNSNPSGQNNGEEMMIWANHSGSPTPFGTKVGTVSIEGANWDVWYGRQGSGIAWNTVSYVRQQPTNTITVNIKDFTNDSISRGYLSSAWYMTSVQFGFEPWVGGPGLAVNSFSYDSNGSGGGGGGGGGTTGTVAGQQSSRCLDLKDWGTADGTPVQLWDCGTGWNQKWTWTGGTLVNPQTGKCLDVAAGSTANGAKVQLWSCNGTGAQQWQFNANGTVTNPRSGKCLDADGSGNGALLQIWDCYGGGTQPNQVWTQK from the coding sequence ATGACCAGATCGAGCCCGAAGCCGCGCAAGGGAGCCGAGGCGGTCGCGGCAGCCGTGGCTGCCCTGTTCCTGCTTGCCCTCTCCCTGGCCGGCGCCTCGCCGGCGTCCGCGAACACGACCCTCTGCGGCAAGACCGACAGCATGAAGGTCTCGGGCGGCAAGTACGTCGTCCAGAACAACGAGTGGGGTGACTCGATCCCCCAGTGCATCGATGTGTCGGACGACGGCTTCAAGGTCACCACCGGCTGGCACGACGTGGGCACCAGCGGCGCGCCGGCGGCCTATCCGTCGATCTACGCCGGTTGCCACTACGGCAACTGCTCCAGCGGCAACGGCCTGCCGCTGCAGGTGTCGGCGTTCGGCAACCCGCAGTCCAGCGTCGACTTCTCGACCGCCGACGGCCAGTGGGACGCCTCGTACGACATCTGGTTCGACACCAACTCCAACCCGTCGGGCCAGAACAACGGCGAGGAGATGATGATCTGGGCCAACCACTCCGGCTCGCCCACACCGTTCGGCACCAAGGTCGGAACGGTGTCGATCGAGGGCGCCAACTGGGACGTCTGGTACGGCCGTCAGGGCAGCGGCATCGCCTGGAACACCGTCTCCTACGTCCGCCAGCAGCCAACCAACACGATCACGGTGAACATCAAGGACTTCACCAACGACTCGATCAGCCGCGGCTACCTGTCGTCGGCGTGGTACATGACCAGCGTGCAGTTCGGCTTCGAGCCCTGGGTCGGTGGCCCCGGCCTGGCCGTGAACTCCTTCTCCTACGACTCCAACGGCTCCGGCGGTGGCGGAGGAGGAGGCGGCGGTACGACCGGCACGGTCGCCGGTCAGCAGAGCAGCCGCTGCCTGGACCTGAAGGACTGGGGCACGGCCGACGGCACCCCCGTCCAGCTGTGGGACTGCGGAACCGGATGGAACCAGAAGTGGACGTGGACCGGCGGCACCCTCGTCAACCCGCAGACCGGTAAATGCCTCGACGTGGCCGCCGGTTCCACGGCCAACGGCGCCAAAGTGCAGCTCTGGTCGTGCAACGGCACCGGCGCCCAGCAGTGGCAGTTCAACGCCAACGGCACCGTCACCAACCCCCGATCCGGGAAATGCCTGGACGCCGACGGCTCCGGCAACGGCGCGCTGCTGCAGATATGGGACTGCTACGGCGGCGGCACACAGCCCAACCAGGTCTGGACACAGAAGTAG
- a CDS encoding TetR/AcrR family transcriptional regulator, whose translation MAEGAPSYRRDRPRLPAAERRRQIIHVTSAVIADRGFWGLSMQDVADRCGLTVPGVLRHVGSKTGLLIAVLEHRDVEDARSLRAHLGVGEDEVPDEWSAGGPHGVGLRQLCSATVQRNSEQPEFVRLFTVLEAESLTPSHPAHAYFVKRQEQAIAAFASLARDISDHPESLARHIVAMMDGLQIQWLRAPETVDLVREWESAAEVLFGGREGDARTKKRSD comes from the coding sequence ATGGCTGAGGGGGCGCCCTCCTACCGCCGTGACCGGCCACGACTGCCGGCCGCCGAGCGACGGCGCCAGATCATCCACGTAACCTCCGCAGTTATCGCAGATCGCGGTTTCTGGGGACTGTCGATGCAGGACGTGGCCGATCGGTGCGGGCTCACCGTTCCGGGTGTGCTGCGCCATGTCGGTTCCAAGACCGGCTTGCTCATCGCCGTGCTGGAACACCGGGACGTCGAGGATGCCCGATCGCTTCGCGCACACCTCGGCGTCGGTGAGGACGAGGTCCCGGACGAGTGGTCCGCCGGCGGCCCCCACGGAGTCGGCCTGCGGCAGTTGTGCTCGGCGACGGTGCAGCGCAACTCGGAGCAACCGGAATTCGTCCGGCTCTTCACGGTGCTCGAAGCCGAGTCACTGACACCAAGCCATCCCGCGCACGCCTACTTCGTGAAGCGGCAAGAGCAAGCGATAGCCGCCTTCGCGTCCTTGGCCAGGGACATCAGCGACCATCCCGAATCGCTCGCCCGGCACATCGTGGCGATGATGGACGGCCTGCAGATCCAGTGGCTGCGAGCGCCGGAGACGGTCGACCTGGTCCGGGAATGGGAGTCCGCCGCCGAGGTGCTGTTCGGTGGACGGGAGGGCGACGCGCGTACGAAGAAGCGGAGCGATTGA
- a CDS encoding magnesium transporter CorA family protein: MTRTRLYRSGNLVLEDFPTADISEYVNDPDVAVWLDLCDPCSADFAMISEEFGLHELAVEDARQEHQRPKLDRYRTHAFLSAYAVSTDESSGRLTASELSVFITPTALITIRPNEDFDIEKVVERWDNNSDLAKYGVGFLLHGLLDHIVDGHFAAVQDLDDRIEAVEDLLFDEGRQQMDSVQRDSYALRKNLTRLRRVVLPMREVVNSLLRRDLHIVAEPLLPYYQDVYDHVLRATEWTESLRDMITSIMETNLTVQGNRMNLIMKKVTSWASIIAVPTAVTGFYGQNVPYPGFNTNVGFLTSTGVMAVGTVVLYLVFKRKDWI, encoded by the coding sequence ATGACTCGAACACGGCTCTACCGCAGCGGAAACCTGGTCCTGGAAGACTTCCCGACCGCCGACATATCCGAATACGTCAATGATCCCGACGTGGCGGTCTGGCTCGACCTGTGCGACCCGTGTTCCGCCGACTTCGCCATGATCAGCGAAGAGTTCGGTCTGCACGAACTCGCGGTCGAGGACGCACGTCAGGAGCACCAGCGGCCCAAGCTGGACCGTTACCGCACCCACGCCTTCCTCAGCGCCTACGCCGTAAGCACGGACGAGAGCAGCGGGCGCCTGACGGCAAGCGAGTTGTCAGTCTTCATCACACCCACGGCATTGATCACTATCCGGCCGAACGAGGACTTCGACATCGAGAAGGTCGTCGAGCGCTGGGACAACAACAGCGATCTCGCCAAGTACGGGGTGGGGTTCCTCCTGCACGGGCTGCTGGACCATATAGTCGACGGTCATTTCGCCGCCGTCCAGGACCTGGACGACCGCATCGAAGCGGTCGAAGACCTGCTCTTCGACGAGGGACGCCAGCAGATGGACTCCGTCCAGCGTGACTCCTACGCACTGCGCAAGAACCTCACCAGGCTGCGTCGCGTGGTACTGCCGATGCGGGAAGTCGTCAACAGTCTCCTCCGGCGCGACCTGCACATCGTCGCCGAGCCGCTGCTCCCCTACTACCAGGACGTCTACGACCACGTCCTCAGAGCCACCGAGTGGACCGAGTCACTGCGGGACATGATCACCTCCATCATGGAGACCAATCTCACCGTTCAGGGCAACCGCATGAACCTGATCATGAAGAAGGTCACCAGCTGGGCGTCGATCATCGCCGTACCCACCGCCGTCACGGGCTTTTACGGACAGAACGTTCCATATCCGGGTTTCAATACAAATGTCGGCTTTCTCACGTCCACCGGTGTCATGGCCGTCGGAACTGTCGTGCTCTACCTCGTCTTCAAGCGCAAGGACTGGATCTGA